The proteins below are encoded in one region of Bremerella sp. P1:
- a CDS encoding CHASE domain-containing protein — protein MGARRNELMVVRGGANVQANKHLLRSTAEVVATVVLAEVVSTLLLPLVIPQLPTFATHLLGMAVTLLIAAPLIIYRLMTIWGMKFAPVNPNVSTGVMRPVILVLVCGVTLTGASAYWMTRESHRQSEEAFDALSERVKTEVARRMKEFEDGLKALRGLHEVSEELTLAEFRDYCKVVDPQLCFQGAMGQGFIRRVPKDNVGPFMSWAKKKLGEDFQIKTAGSLDQYDDYFVICHIEPIADNRAAWGLDVGSETNRRVAAEKARANGVPTLTAKINLVQDQLNHNGFLYYLAVYKTGVPLETVQEREDAFLGWVYMPITSELALDGILTSGDGKVDVMVYDTMAIDPSNKLFCDHGYPFSSEDEKHSYQPVFSKSYTMTFGGRQWTVQISSNPNFDTSSLFMRPFITTAIGATLTVLLATMVWNLGTSRLRAMQLAESMTADLKTAKEEAEEGFRRFTTIFENVPVGVNVLDEDGLVVETNPAGLRLWEAQAEEEIQGISLLEQLPKQSHSKVIRSLCDAMAGHPCCVEFQMTGLRGTDRLIELHAVVFENPTLEYKRPYLLAAMRDVTAQRKAEADLREAREKAEEANQSKSEFLANMSHEIRTPMTAILGYTDLLAEQGQPDDEQSERKEYIDTIRRNGEHLLAIINDILDLSKIEAGKMTVESVPMRLDSLVRDVMDLMHVKAAAKGLALDSIVENKIPMIIDSDPIRLRQILVNLLGNAIKFTEIGRVRLRVCYVKSENSLRLSVEDTGIGMTEKQIERLFQAFVQADNSMARRFGGTGLGLRISKRLAQMLGGDISVTSEPDVGSVFCLSLSLEKINENNWLTPDEACATTTNQKKEVEDSPKLPSHPLKGMRILLAEDGPDNIRLISFHLRKAGAEVETVENGKLTVEQMTQDGTVDGPLEEPVRFDVILTDMQMPEMDGYQSTRLLREKGCTLPIVALTAHAMAGDLQKCLDAGCTDYTTKPIDRKRLIELLQQYHPESMESAVI, from the coding sequence ATGGGTGCCCGGCGGAACGAATTGATGGTTGTCCGGGGCGGGGCAAACGTGCAGGCAAACAAACACCTCCTTCGAAGCACCGCAGAAGTTGTTGCTACGGTTGTGCTGGCAGAAGTCGTCTCGACGCTTCTGTTACCGCTGGTGATTCCCCAGTTGCCGACGTTCGCTACGCATCTGCTGGGTATGGCCGTTACGCTGCTCATCGCTGCTCCGCTGATCATCTACCGCTTGATGACCATCTGGGGCATGAAGTTTGCGCCAGTAAACCCGAACGTCTCGACCGGCGTCATGCGGCCGGTGATCCTGGTCCTTGTTTGCGGTGTTACCCTGACAGGGGCTTCTGCCTACTGGATGACGCGTGAATCACACCGTCAGTCCGAGGAAGCATTTGATGCGTTGAGTGAGCGGGTAAAAACCGAAGTCGCTCGGCGAATGAAAGAGTTCGAAGATGGCTTGAAGGCGCTCCGCGGTCTGCATGAGGTAAGCGAGGAACTTACGCTGGCTGAGTTCCGTGACTACTGCAAAGTGGTGGATCCCCAACTCTGCTTTCAAGGAGCTATGGGGCAGGGCTTCATCCGAAGAGTCCCCAAAGATAACGTTGGCCCGTTCATGTCTTGGGCCAAGAAGAAGCTCGGCGAAGACTTTCAGATCAAGACCGCAGGCAGTCTTGATCAGTACGACGACTATTTTGTGATCTGTCACATCGAGCCGATTGCTGACAACCGAGCTGCCTGGGGGCTGGATGTCGGGTCAGAAACTAACCGTCGTGTGGCTGCGGAGAAAGCGCGGGCCAATGGCGTACCGACGTTGACGGCGAAAATTAACCTGGTTCAGGATCAACTGAATCACAACGGCTTTCTGTACTACCTGGCCGTTTACAAGACCGGCGTTCCGCTCGAAACGGTGCAAGAGCGCGAGGACGCTTTCCTGGGTTGGGTCTACATGCCGATTACCTCGGAGTTGGCCTTGGACGGCATCCTCACTTCTGGTGACGGAAAGGTAGATGTCATGGTTTACGATACAATGGCCATCGACCCTTCCAACAAGCTGTTTTGCGACCATGGTTATCCATTCAGCAGCGAAGATGAGAAACACAGCTACCAGCCGGTCTTTTCCAAGTCTTACACGATGACTTTTGGTGGTCGGCAGTGGACCGTGCAGATCAGTAGTAACCCGAACTTCGATACCAGTAGCCTTTTCATGCGGCCATTTATTACGACGGCGATCGGCGCGACGCTGACTGTTCTCCTGGCGACAATGGTATGGAACCTGGGAACATCGCGATTGCGAGCCATGCAGTTGGCCGAGTCAATGACCGCCGATCTCAAGACGGCAAAAGAGGAAGCCGAAGAAGGCTTTCGCCGGTTTACGACCATTTTTGAGAACGTGCCGGTGGGCGTGAATGTGCTGGATGAAGATGGACTAGTTGTGGAAACCAATCCGGCTGGTCTCCGATTGTGGGAAGCTCAGGCCGAGGAAGAGATTCAAGGCATATCGCTCCTCGAGCAATTGCCCAAACAATCGCACAGCAAGGTCATTCGAAGTCTATGTGACGCCATGGCAGGACATCCGTGTTGCGTTGAATTTCAAATGACGGGACTTCGCGGAACCGATCGCCTAATCGAGTTGCACGCCGTTGTGTTCGAGAATCCTACGCTCGAATACAAAAGGCCATATTTGTTGGCTGCGATGCGTGATGTCACCGCCCAGCGCAAAGCCGAGGCTGATCTCCGCGAGGCTCGTGAAAAGGCAGAAGAGGCCAACCAAAGTAAGAGCGAATTCCTCGCCAACATGAGTCATGAAATCCGTACGCCGATGACGGCCATCCTGGGCTACACCGATCTTTTGGCAGAGCAGGGGCAACCTGATGACGAGCAGTCGGAGCGGAAGGAATACATCGATACGATTCGCCGCAACGGCGAGCACCTGTTAGCGATCATCAACGACATTCTCGACTTGTCGAAGATCGAAGCCGGCAAGATGACGGTTGAGTCGGTGCCGATGCGTCTTGATTCGCTTGTTCGCGATGTGATGGACCTCATGCATGTTAAAGCGGCGGCCAAGGGGTTGGCGCTTGATTCGATCGTGGAGAACAAGATCCCCATGATCATCGATAGCGACCCGATCCGCTTGCGGCAGATTCTGGTCAACCTGCTTGGGAACGCGATCAAGTTCACCGAGATCGGTCGAGTTCGACTTCGTGTGTGCTACGTGAAATCCGAGAACAGCCTGAGACTCTCCGTCGAAGATACGGGCATCGGGATGACCGAGAAGCAGATCGAGCGTTTGTTTCAGGCGTTCGTGCAAGCCGACAATTCGATGGCGAGACGTTTTGGCGGTACAGGGCTTGGTTTGCGGATCAGCAAGCGTCTGGCCCAGATGCTCGGAGGAGATATCAGCGTTACGAGCGAGCCGGACGTGGGTAGTGTCTTCTGCCTGTCGTTGTCGCTGGAAAAGATCAACGAGAACAACTGGTTGACCCCAGATGAAGCTTGCGCGACGACGACCAATCAGAAAAAGGAGGTCGAGGATTCGCCAAAATTGCCGAGCCATCCTCTCAAGGGGATGCGAATCTTATTGGCCGAAGACGGCCCAGATAATATCCGTCTGATTTCATTCCACCTTCGTAAGGCCGGCGCGGAAGTTGAGACTGTCGAGAACGGTAAGCTAACCGTCGAGCAGATGACCCAGGACGGAACGGTTGATGGTCCGTTGGAAGAGCCCGTTCGGTTCGACGTCATTCTCACCGACATGCAAATGCCCGAGATGGATGGTTATCAATCGACTCGGCTCTTACGCGAGAAAGGATGCACGCTGCCGATTGTCGCCCTGACAGCCCACGCTATGGCCGGTGACCTGCAAAAGTGCCTCGACGCTGGCTGCACGGACTACACCACGAAACCGATCGACCGCAAACGGCTGATTGAATTGCTGCAGCAGTACCACCCCGAGTCGATGGAGTCGGCGGTGATCTAA
- a CDS encoding energy transducer TonB has protein sequence MRRLTTTQFAIHFSVWSHVALVTVLAWQSMSLFQSVDFAGQREAVALSATFAPPVVLSEPEPVELLQSEMNASESTVDIEPDDTIAKESLRIMPTRQSAELLVEAVQATPKVQVAERRQFKRQLKEAEPQVKPLPRHSRPIPVAAMAMSVPVPVGTTEETPPDFSMNSPPRYPPEAVRNGWEGEVLLRIAVAPDGQVSRVSVEKSSGYEVLDQAALKAVRLWKGVPATQAGQPVAVVRLMPVRFLR, from the coding sequence ATGCGACGACTCACGACGACTCAGTTTGCCATCCATTTCTCGGTCTGGAGCCACGTGGCTTTGGTGACGGTTCTTGCATGGCAAAGCATGTCGTTGTTTCAGTCAGTTGACTTTGCAGGCCAACGCGAGGCCGTGGCCCTTTCGGCCACGTTTGCTCCTCCGGTTGTTTTAAGCGAACCGGAACCTGTCGAGCTACTTCAAAGCGAGATGAACGCCAGCGAGTCGACTGTCGACATTGAGCCGGATGATACGATCGCAAAAGAATCTCTGCGGATCATGCCAACTCGGCAATCGGCTGAGCTACTGGTCGAAGCGGTGCAGGCCACACCCAAGGTTCAGGTCGCCGAGCGTCGGCAGTTCAAACGGCAGCTGAAAGAGGCCGAGCCACAAGTGAAACCATTGCCTCGGCATTCGCGGCCGATTCCTGTAGCGGCGATGGCGATGTCTGTTCCAGTACCGGTGGGTACGACTGAAGAGACGCCGCCCGACTTCTCGATGAATTCGCCTCCCAGGTACCCGCCCGAAGCCGTTCGCAATGGCTGGGAAGGGGAAGTCCTGTTGCGGATTGCGGTGGCCCCTGATGGACAGGTCAGCCGAGTAAGCGTCGAGAAAAGCAGCGGATACGAAGTTCTCGATCAGGCGGCACTCAAAGCGGTACGTCTTTGGAAGGGAGTTCCTGCCACCCAGGCTGGCCAGCCGGTCGCGGTTGTTCGCCTGATGCCTGTCCGGTTCCTGCGCTAG
- a CDS encoding hemin uptake protein HemP: MHRSYDDMGGTQVTDRPQTSPNVDQHHQSAIASGDLLQGRRQVWIDHDGTLYCLKATSNGRLYLTK; this comes from the coding sequence ATGCATCGTAGCTATGATGACATGGGCGGTACCCAGGTAACGGACCGCCCCCAAACTAGCCCAAACGTAGACCAGCATCATCAATCGGCGATTGCCTCAGGCGATCTGCTTCAAGGCCGTCGCCAGGTATGGATTGATCATGACGGGACGCTCTATTGTTTGAAAGCGACCTCGAATGGTCGCTTGTATTTGACGAAATAA
- a CDS encoding GTP-binding protein: MSSEPHKIRFVMLGGFLGAGKTTAIGRLAKQYQDQGLKVGVVTNDQAADLVDTNLLRSQGLNVGEVAGACFCCNFNELTSTVETLAVDERPDVVIAEPVGSCTDLVATVVQPLVQLFDAQFDVAPYGVILKPSHGLRILRKEAQAGFSPKAAYIFEKQLEEADFLIINRIDELSTEQVEELATLLSDFAPETPVLRMSAKTGEGMEAFSEMLDQRGAFGQKILELDYELYAEGEAELGWLNSSLDATCDEPFVMDDLLLGIVERLRERLAAIQAETAHLKTIGLWEGAYGVANLVSSDTPAVLSLPSHCQTKLAHVVVNARVAVDPQLLRTHVEEVVQEVAGQLGVTVTLHQTQSFRPGRPVPTHRFAKPNG; this comes from the coding sequence ATGTCATCTGAACCCCACAAAATCCGTTTCGTGATGTTGGGCGGCTTTCTGGGGGCAGGAAAGACGACAGCTATTGGCCGCTTGGCCAAGCAGTACCAGGATCAAGGGCTGAAGGTTGGTGTCGTCACCAATGATCAAGCGGCCGACTTGGTCGATACGAACTTGCTTCGTTCGCAAGGATTGAATGTAGGCGAGGTCGCCGGGGCTTGCTTCTGCTGTAACTTCAACGAACTGACGTCAACGGTCGAAACGCTGGCCGTCGACGAGCGTCCTGACGTGGTCATCGCCGAACCGGTAGGTAGCTGCACCGATCTGGTCGCTACGGTGGTTCAGCCACTGGTACAGCTATTTGATGCCCAGTTTGATGTGGCGCCGTACGGCGTGATTCTGAAGCCTTCGCACGGGCTACGGATCTTACGCAAAGAAGCCCAGGCAGGCTTCTCGCCCAAGGCGGCGTACATCTTCGAGAAGCAGTTGGAAGAGGCCGACTTCTTGATCATCAACCGCATTGATGAGTTGAGTACGGAACAAGTCGAGGAACTCGCGACACTATTGAGTGATTTTGCTCCGGAAACGCCCGTTCTGCGGATGTCGGCTAAGACCGGTGAAGGAATGGAAGCGTTCAGCGAAATGCTTGATCAGCGCGGTGCGTTCGGGCAAAAGATTCTTGAGCTGGACTACGAGCTCTACGCCGAAGGGGAAGCCGAACTGGGTTGGCTAAACAGCAGCTTGGATGCGACCTGCGACGAGCCGTTCGTGATGGATGATTTGCTGCTGGGAATCGTGGAACGACTGCGTGAACGCCTGGCAGCTATCCAAGCCGAGACCGCCCACCTGAAGACCATCGGTTTGTGGGAAGGAGCATACGGAGTCGCTAACCTGGTCAGCAGTGACACGCCGGCCGTGCTTTCGTTGCCTTCGCACTGCCAGACGAAACTGGCTCATGTGGTGGTGAATGCCCGAGTAGCCGTCGACCCGCAGTTGCTTCGCACCCACGTGGAAGAAGTGGTTCAGGAGGTCGCCGGCCAGCTGGGTGTCACGGTCACACTTCATCAAACCCAAAGCTTCCGTCCTGGTCGTCCTGTGCCAACGCACCGGTTTGCCAAGCCAAACGGTTAA
- a CDS encoding methyl-accepting chemotaxis protein — MPTSATLEATQPSTKPSTRKAKTNSRSRSVEAQLRSEIALLKAENAAIHKSQAVIEFQPDGTILTANDNFLGAVGYTLEEIQGQHHRLFVDPAYAQSIEYRDFWTKLGQGNFDAGQYKRVGKGGREIWIQASYNPILDEDGNTIKVIKYAVDITAQKMQDADFQGQINAVSKAQAVIEFNMDGTIITANENFLSTVGYSLGEIQGQHHRMFVGNEYGNSAEYREFWAKLNRGQYEAAEYKRFGKDGKEIWIQASYNPIFDASGKPYKVVKYATDITDQKLQFADFSGQLEAISKAQAVIEFNLDGTIITANENFLSTVGYSLGEIQGQHHQMFVEPEYARSGEYKKFWDKLRRGEYESAEYKRLGKGGKEIWIQASYNPIFDASGKPYKVVKYATNVTEQKLATANYSGQMDAISKSQAVIEFNMDGTIITANENFLGAVGYSLSEIQGRHHQIFVDKELAASGEYKVFWEKLNQGEFDAGQYKRFGKGGNEIWIQASYNPIFDLNGKPFKVVKYATDITKQVHMRLAMAELIANVNESANQFTESAATVSEASQSVAEGAQTQSAAVEQISASAQELTRSIQGVRDRANETDKLANETNVIAVEGGQAVTKSGEAMDLIKASSEQISEIIQVISEIASQTNLLALNAAIEAARAGEHGLGFAVVADEVRKLAERASNAAKDVSALIKESTARVANGVELSAQAGSALEKIVAAVEATSGKIAEIASATDEQMSMSQEVYGTVQQVASVTEQSTASSEEMAASAEELGAQAKSLRDLVESFDMSE; from the coding sequence ATGCCGACCAGTGCAACACTCGAGGCTACTCAACCATCGACGAAACCTTCCACGCGTAAAGCCAAGACGAACTCACGCTCTCGATCGGTGGAAGCTCAGCTTCGAAGCGAAATTGCGCTGCTGAAGGCCGAGAACGCCGCGATCCATAAGTCGCAAGCCGTGATCGAGTTCCAACCCGACGGAACGATCCTGACCGCCAACGACAATTTCCTGGGTGCCGTGGGCTATACGCTGGAAGAGATTCAGGGACAACATCATCGTTTGTTCGTAGATCCCGCCTACGCCCAAAGTATCGAGTACCGTGACTTTTGGACCAAGCTTGGCCAAGGGAACTTCGACGCCGGCCAGTACAAACGCGTCGGCAAAGGTGGCCGCGAAATCTGGATCCAGGCTTCCTATAACCCGATTCTCGACGAAGACGGAAATACGATCAAAGTGATCAAGTACGCCGTCGACATTACCGCACAAAAGATGCAGGATGCCGACTTCCAAGGTCAGATCAACGCGGTAAGCAAAGCTCAGGCCGTCATCGAGTTCAACATGGATGGCACCATCATCACGGCCAATGAAAACTTCCTGAGCACGGTTGGTTACTCGCTGGGCGAAATCCAGGGGCAGCACCACCGGATGTTCGTCGGTAACGAGTACGGCAACAGTGCTGAGTACCGTGAGTTCTGGGCCAAGCTGAATCGTGGTCAGTATGAAGCCGCCGAGTACAAACGTTTTGGCAAAGATGGTAAGGAGATCTGGATCCAGGCTTCGTACAATCCGATCTTCGACGCCAGTGGCAAGCCTTACAAAGTGGTGAAGTACGCCACCGACATCACCGATCAAAAGTTGCAGTTCGCAGACTTCTCGGGTCAGTTGGAAGCGATCAGCAAAGCCCAAGCCGTCATCGAATTCAACCTGGACGGCACCATTATCACGGCCAACGAAAACTTCCTGAGCACGGTTGGCTATTCGCTCGGCGAGATTCAGGGACAGCATCATCAGATGTTCGTCGAACCGGAATACGCTCGTAGCGGCGAGTATAAGAAGTTTTGGGATAAGCTGCGTCGTGGTGAATACGAATCGGCTGAGTACAAGCGTCTTGGCAAGGGAGGGAAGGAGATCTGGATTCAGGCTTCCTATAACCCGATTTTCGACGCCAGTGGCAAACCTTACAAAGTGGTGAAGTACGCGACCAACGTTACCGAGCAGAAATTGGCTACGGCGAATTACTCGGGGCAGATGGACGCGATCAGCAAATCGCAGGCGGTGATCGAGTTCAACATGGACGGCACCATTATCACGGCCAATGAAAACTTCCTGGGTGCGGTCGGTTATAGCCTGAGCGAAATCCAAGGACGCCATCACCAGATCTTTGTCGACAAGGAATTGGCTGCCAGCGGCGAGTACAAAGTGTTCTGGGAGAAGCTGAATCAGGGTGAGTTCGACGCCGGTCAGTACAAGCGATTCGGCAAGGGCGGCAACGAGATCTGGATTCAGGCTTCCTACAACCCGATCTTCGATCTCAATGGCAAGCCGTTCAAGGTCGTCAAATATGCCACGGACATTACCAAGCAAGTCCACATGCGTTTGGCCATGGCCGAGTTGATTGCCAACGTGAACGAGAGTGCCAACCAGTTCACCGAAAGTGCCGCGACCGTCAGCGAAGCGTCGCAGTCGGTTGCTGAAGGGGCTCAAACCCAAAGTGCTGCTGTCGAGCAGATCAGCGCTTCGGCTCAAGAGCTGACTCGCAGCATCCAAGGTGTCCGTGATCGTGCCAACGAAACCGATAAGCTGGCCAACGAAACGAACGTGATCGCTGTCGAAGGCGGCCAGGCTGTCACCAAGAGTGGTGAAGCGATGGACCTGATCAAGGCTTCGTCCGAACAGATCAGTGAAATCATTCAGGTCATCAGCGAAATCGCCAGCCAGACGAATCTCCTGGCACTCAACGCTGCCATCGAAGCGGCTCGTGCCGGGGAACATGGTTTAGGGTTCGCCGTGGTGGCCGACGAAGTTCGCAAGTTGGCCGAACGTGCCAGCAACGCCGCCAAGGACGTTTCGGCTCTGATCAAGGAATCGACGGCTCGTGTTGCCAACGGTGTCGAACTGAGTGCTCAGGCCGGTAGTGCCTTGGAAAAGATCGTTGCCGCGGTCGAAGCCACGTCGGGCAAGATCGCCGAAATCGCTTCGGCCACCGACGAGCAGATGAGCATGTCGCAAGAAGTCTACGGTACCGTTCAGCAAGTTGCCTCGGTGACCGAACAGTCGACCGCTTCCAGCGAAGAAATGGCGGCCAGTGCCGAAGAACTCGGTGCCCAAGCTAAGTCGCTCCGGGACCTGGTCGAAAGCTTCGACATGAGCGAGTAA
- a CDS encoding DUF1559 domain-containing protein, with translation MNLISSSPEYSRAKRGFTLVELLVVIAIIGVLVALLLPAVQQAREAARRAQCVNNLKNIGLAMHNYHDTYRNFPYLGFTGWNGDTISVFGRLLPFIEQTAMYETLNFNVRANDGNNKLYRTTPIDVYSCPSENVTLGESNSGNNHWSHQRYSYAVCVGNTNYDQHNANNWDGVWTYDNGGSAFKMGDHIRSMASITDGTSNTVMVSEVPMNQNDQGWQGMYAAGIYASGAGFTGYLTPNTKASIDGGRRCWNPDDYLQKIPCHNGGDNWWAATFAAFSMHPGGVNACNFDGSVSFVPETIDIWAWRARTSTQGGEVIGQ, from the coding sequence ATGAACTTGATTTCGTCATCTCCCGAATACTCTCGAGCAAAGCGCGGGTTTACCCTCGTCGAACTGCTTGTTGTGATCGCCATCATTGGCGTGTTGGTGGCTCTGCTTCTGCCTGCCGTGCAGCAAGCCCGTGAAGCCGCACGACGTGCCCAATGCGTCAATAACCTCAAGAACATTGGGTTAGCGATGCACAACTATCACGACACCTACCGCAACTTCCCATACCTCGGTTTCACCGGTTGGAATGGCGACACGATTTCAGTGTTTGGTCGCCTGCTTCCCTTCATTGAACAAACGGCCATGTACGAAACGTTGAACTTCAACGTGCGAGCCAACGACGGCAACAACAAACTGTATCGCACGACGCCGATCGACGTTTACTCGTGCCCTTCTGAAAACGTGACCTTGGGCGAATCGAATAGCGGAAACAATCATTGGTCGCATCAACGCTACAGCTACGCGGTCTGCGTTGGTAACACGAACTACGATCAGCACAACGCCAACAATTGGGATGGTGTCTGGACCTACGACAACGGCGGTTCGGCCTTCAAGATGGGCGATCACATTCGCAGCATGGCCTCGATTACTGACGGAACCAGCAATACCGTGATGGTTTCGGAAGTTCCGATGAACCAGAACGATCAAGGCTGGCAAGGCATGTACGCCGCTGGCATCTACGCTTCGGGTGCCGGTTTCACTGGTTACCTGACCCCGAACACCAAGGCCTCGATCGATGGTGGTCGTCGCTGCTGGAATCCAGATGACTATCTGCAGAAGATCCCTTGTCACAATGGTGGCGATAACTGGTGGGCCGCGACGTTCGCCGCGTTCAGTATGCACCCAGGCGGTGTCAACGCCTGTAACTTCGACGGTTCGGTAAGCTTCGTTCCAGAAACGATCGATATCTGGGCATGGCGTGCCCGGACGTCGACCCAAGGTGGCGAGGTCATCGGTCAGTAA
- a CDS encoding FecR family protein — protein MNDNTPTHDEQSMSDDDLIELIVRYNDGDLDEYEMTALSAALEGDDRALELFHSISLQSLTIAEVTSPRNKPTPFPRQTIFWWSAAMALAASVAFAVFLDLRAGQLPTVAKLVQVTGKVTVTMPDGEARELAVGDDIPVGMQITTDAIGSSATLEFPDETRVSLHGATEAAFREEDHKQVDLFVGNVVADVQPQLPGKPMQIITSQAVTEVLGTVLSVQASHLRTDVDVVEGKVRVHRTGDESAVDVAAGEKATVARDLPLKSQLRSPTPNHWKIDFEEELPTDWRKGIWAQEKLPLGSAGAVMTETRPGFLDPTHTTWYQIESYNRWSEGLFTVVEDTHMKVTFRVNRSDDVQVLLLSRGADFHGSDSVYEYMIHDFDPKKSSDWHTLDIPVAKFKKVAADSKVGSEEAPAGAPRFGQVIYKVVLSTQERDVDLIVDQLEFVPQPVASQD, from the coding sequence ATGAACGATAACACGCCAACACATGATGAGCAGTCGATGTCGGATGACGACTTGATCGAATTGATCGTTCGCTACAACGACGGTGATCTCGACGAATATGAAATGACGGCACTTTCGGCTGCGCTGGAAGGGGATGACCGCGCACTGGAACTTTTCCACAGTATCTCGCTGCAGTCGCTGACCATTGCCGAAGTCACCTCACCGCGGAACAAGCCGACGCCATTTCCACGTCAAACGATCTTCTGGTGGTCGGCCGCAATGGCACTGGCCGCTAGTGTCGCGTTCGCTGTCTTTCTCGACCTGCGAGCCGGTCAGCTGCCGACGGTTGCCAAGTTAGTGCAAGTAACGGGGAAAGTAACGGTAACCATGCCTGACGGTGAAGCACGCGAGCTTGCCGTCGGAGACGATATTCCGGTAGGAATGCAGATCACGACCGATGCGATCGGAAGCTCGGCAACGCTCGAGTTTCCCGATGAAACACGCGTCAGCCTGCATGGAGCCACTGAGGCTGCTTTTCGGGAAGAAGATCATAAGCAAGTCGATCTGTTTGTCGGCAACGTCGTGGCAGACGTTCAGCCACAACTACCCGGCAAGCCGATGCAAATCATTACTTCACAGGCGGTCACCGAAGTTCTTGGGACTGTGCTTTCCGTTCAGGCTTCGCATCTGCGAACCGATGTGGATGTCGTCGAAGGCAAGGTCCGCGTTCATCGTACAGGCGACGAGAGTGCCGTCGATGTCGCAGCAGGGGAAAAGGCTACTGTGGCGCGTGATCTTCCTCTGAAGAGCCAGCTCCGTTCGCCGACCCCCAATCACTGGAAGATTGATTTCGAAGAGGAACTCCCCACCGATTGGCGAAAAGGTATTTGGGCCCAGGAGAAGCTCCCGCTTGGTTCAGCCGGCGCGGTGATGACCGAGACACGACCAGGATTCTTGGATCCGACTCATACGACCTGGTATCAGATCGAATCGTACAACCGCTGGAGTGAAGGCCTGTTTACGGTTGTCGAAGATACGCACATGAAAGTCACCTTCCGTGTGAATCGCTCGGATGATGTACAGGTCTTGCTGCTTTCTCGCGGGGCCGATTTCCATGGTTCCGATAGTGTCTATGAATATATGATCCATGACTTCGATCCAAAGAAGTCTAGCGACTGGCACACGCTGGATATTCCTGTTGCCAAATTCAAGAAGGTGGCCGCGGACTCGAAGGTTGGCTCAGAAGAGGCCCCGGCCGGCGCACCTCGCTTTGGGCAAGTGATCTACAAAGTGGTTCTCTCGACCCAGGAACGCGACGTCGACCTGATTGTCGACCAACTCGAATTCGTTCCGCAGCCGGTTGCCAGTCAGGACTAG
- a CDS encoding RNA polymerase sigma factor: protein MQESDVVRVLLEARIRLTVPIWSIVRESQAVEDIFQEVVLRALRQREQINDEGHLLAWSRTTAKNLAVDWLRQRGKSQVMDGGAMDRIWSISDEQAKGLSDRKDALRLCLKKMPERNREMIQLRYGEGLSCIEVAKQIGASLDAVYKRLSRAHRDLRRCVEGTLHGEVTQ from the coding sequence ATGCAAGAGAGCGATGTAGTACGTGTCTTGCTTGAGGCACGCATTCGATTGACCGTTCCGATCTGGTCAATCGTCCGTGAGTCTCAGGCCGTTGAGGACATCTTCCAGGAGGTCGTTCTGCGCGCACTGCGTCAGCGGGAACAAATCAACGACGAAGGGCACCTTTTGGCTTGGTCTCGCACCACGGCCAAAAATCTGGCGGTCGACTGGCTGCGGCAGCGCGGCAAGTCGCAAGTAATGGATGGCGGAGCGATGGACCGCATTTGGTCGATCTCGGACGAACAGGCCAAGGGCTTGTCCGACCGGAAGGATGCCTTGCGGTTGTGCTTGAAGAAGATGCCAGAACGCAATCGAGAGATGATTCAGTTGCGGTATGGAGAAGGGTTGAGCTGTATCGAAGTGGCCAAGCAAATCGGAGCTTCACTCGACGCAGTTTATAAACGCCTGTCGCGTGCTCATCGGGACCTTCGTCGCTGTGTCGAGGGAACGCTGCACGGGGAGGTAACGCAGTGA